One genomic region from Metallosphaera tengchongensis encodes:
- a CDS encoding S9 family peptidase: protein MNTSYLNHEPVLDFDVKNGRIAYVVLEETPTVYIYGVGKVEIEEPESVHWVGSRLAVVADRGGSEVRSIYIVEDKVHPILSDGYDNMDPFFLGEDKFYFLSNRDKRTIHLYFYDGGEITQVSKGDLPVMDYCVSPMGRWVAYSQGIYDNDLTVIDNSSGEEFKLSYRNSEEFPGSKDCFWGDQMLFLSNFRGYADIGTLSLRDHSVTWLKVDNHDKLSAMFWKNKLVYTVNTKGNVSLVIDDKEILSEGFPTDLKEDGDLYFLYSNHERSYDLYRLSVTLERITDSMRNVKGSFVKPTRVTYKSQGEEIDALLYQRGEEERGVVYVHGGPDYECLNVYSAEIQILLDEGLKVICPNYRGSTGRGRRFNHLNDRDLGGGDLIDVVEASNVLNVKRVAITGASYGGYLTMMAVTKFPERWCSAVAVVPFVNWFTEKETEREVLKQYDEVKIGNDERLLHDRSPIFFVQNVKSPLLILAGENDPRCPASETLQIVQKMRELGKSVEYKIYENEGHGFYKRENLKDSIIRTVDFILKHC, encoded by the coding sequence ATGAACACTTCTTATTTAAATCATGAACCTGTCTTAGATTTTGATGTAAAGAACGGCAGGATAGCCTACGTGGTCCTGGAAGAAACTCCAACCGTTTACATATATGGCGTTGGTAAGGTGGAAATTGAGGAACCTGAATCGGTACACTGGGTTGGATCTAGGCTAGCTGTGGTAGCCGACAGAGGAGGGTCAGAGGTTAGGTCAATCTACATTGTTGAGGATAAGGTTCACCCTATACTCTCGGACGGATATGATAACATGGATCCCTTCTTCTTAGGTGAGGATAAATTCTACTTCCTATCCAACAGGGACAAGAGGACAATCCACCTATATTTCTACGACGGAGGAGAGATAACCCAAGTCAGTAAGGGAGACCTCCCAGTAATGGACTATTGCGTCTCCCCCATGGGGAGGTGGGTTGCCTACTCGCAGGGAATCTACGACAACGATCTAACCGTGATCGATAATAGTTCAGGGGAGGAGTTCAAGCTTTCCTATAGGAATAGCGAAGAGTTCCCAGGTTCCAAGGACTGTTTTTGGGGAGATCAAATGCTTTTCTTGAGCAATTTTAGGGGGTATGCGGACATAGGTACGTTGTCGCTGAGAGATCACTCCGTCACTTGGCTCAAGGTGGATAATCATGACAAGTTAAGCGCAATGTTTTGGAAGAACAAGTTAGTTTATACTGTTAACACTAAGGGAAACGTGAGCTTGGTCATAGACGACAAAGAAATCTTGAGCGAAGGTTTTCCGACTGACCTAAAGGAGGACGGTGATCTTTACTTTCTTTACTCCAATCACGAGAGGAGCTACGACCTCTACAGGCTCAGCGTCACCCTAGAGAGGATTACAGATTCGATGAGGAACGTCAAAGGAAGTTTTGTCAAACCGACAAGGGTGACGTACAAGTCTCAGGGCGAAGAGATAGACGCGCTCCTTTATCAGAGGGGTGAGGAAGAGAGAGGGGTAGTGTACGTTCATGGAGGACCTGACTACGAGTGCCTCAACGTTTACTCAGCCGAAATACAGATTTTGTTGGATGAGGGGTTAAAGGTCATTTGCCCAAATTACAGAGGTTCCACTGGAAGGGGAAGGAGGTTCAATCACCTAAATGATAGGGATTTGGGTGGAGGGGACTTAATAGACGTAGTTGAGGCTTCAAATGTACTAAACGTAAAAAGGGTGGCTATAACGGGAGCTAGTTACGGGGGGTATCTCACCATGATGGCTGTCACTAAGTTCCCGGAGAGGTGGTGCTCCGCTGTGGCAGTTGTGCCATTCGTGAACTGGTTTACCGAGAAGGAGACTGAAAGGGAAGTCCTTAAACAGTACGACGAAGTCAAAATAGGTAACGACGAAAGACTTCTACATGATAGATCTCCAATATTTTTTGTTCAGAACGTGAAATCTCCTCTCTTAATACTCGCAGGGGAGAACGATCCTAGGTGTCCAGCCTCCGAGACCCTCCAAATAGTGCAAAAGATGAGAGAGTTGGGGAAAAGTGTTGAGTATAAGATTTATGAGAACGAGGGACACGGGTTCTACAAAAGGGAAAACCTAAAGGACTCCATCATCAGGACAGTGGATTTCATACTAAAGCATTGCTAG